The nucleotide sequence CAGGTCCCCCTGCGAGTGATAGCCCGTCATGAACGCCTCGCCGCCAGCGTTCCGCAGCACAGCTCCCTCGCCGCGCATGGCTTCCGTGATGAGGAACGGCGGCGCGCCCGGCAGCCGCAGCGCCGTCGGGTGGAACTGGTAGAACTCCATGTCCATGACCGCCGCGCCCGCCTGGTACGCCAGCGCGACCCCGTCACCCGTCGTGACCTCGGGGTTGGTGGTGTAGCGGTAGAGCCGCCCCGCGCCGCCCGTCGCCAGTATCGTGTGCGCCGCCAGGTACTCGACCTCGTCGCCCTCGCCGTTCACGAGCCCCGCGACGCCGACGACCCGCCCGTCCTCGACCAGCAGCCGCGACGTCGTCGTGTACTCCTGCACGTGAATCCGCGAGTGGTGCGCCAGCGACGACAGCGTCAGCTCGATCCGAGCCCCCGTCGCGTCGCCCCCCGCGTGCAGCACCCGGGGCATCCGGTGCGCCGCCTCGCGACCCAGCGCCACCTCCCCGTCCGCCGTGTCGAAGATGACCCCAAGCCGCACCAGCTCCGAGATCGCCTGCGGCCCCTGCTCTGCCAGAATGCGAGCCGCCTCCTCGTTGCACAACCCAGCCCCCGCCGCCAGCGTGTCCGCGAAGTGGTAGTTGGGCGAGTCCTCCGGCCCCACAGCCGCCGCAATCCCACCCTGCGCATACTGCGTGTTGCAGTCAGCGATGCCGCCCTTCGTAAGAATCAGCACGCTCCCAAACTCCACAGCCAGCAGCGCCGAGTACAACCCAGCAATCCCGCTCCCAATCACAATGTAGTCATATCGCTGCGTGCTCATGTCTTCCCAGGTCCTCTACACCAGCTCACTGTTCGCCTAGAGCCCGCCGAAGCCTGTTCCGATGTTCTCGAAGGGGGCACCCCGCACAACCCCACCGTCATACCGGCGAATGCCGGTATCCAGACCCTCCGCCCCCAACACCCTCCGCCGACAGCCGTTCGTGCTGAGGGAAATCGAAGCATGAACGGGGGCGCGACAGTGCCCACCCGCCTGACCACAAAGCCTTCCGCGCGCCCCATAGGGGCGACCCTTGTGGCCGCCCGATCCCCCGCCAACACCGCCGAGTACAACCCGGCAATCCCGCTGCCAACGACGATGTAGTCATACTGTTGTGTAGTCATGGCGAACGCTCTTTGTCCGTGCAAATGCTAGGCGCTATGGTGGGCATAGCAAGAATCACACAAGGGCTTGGCCTTTGTGGTCTTGGCAGACGCGCCACACTTGTGACAGTAGTTCCCACTAAAGCGCCTTTGCCACAGGGCGGCGTGCTCCGCACAAAG is from Chloroflexota bacterium and encodes:
- the nadB gene encoding L-aspartate oxidase, with amino-acid sequence MSTQRYDYIVIGSGIAGLYSALLAVEFGSVLILTKGGIADCNTQYAQGGIAAAVGPEDSPNYHFADTLAAGAGLCNEEAARILAEQGPQAISELVRLGVIFDTADGEVALGREAAHRMPRVLHAGGDATGARIELTLSSLAHHSRIHVQEYTTTSRLLVEDGRVVGVAGLVNGEGDEVEYLAAHTILATGGAGRLYRYTTNPEVTTGDGVALAYQAGAAVMDMEFYQFHPTALRLPGAPPFLITEAMRGEGAVLRNAGGEAFMTGYHSQGDLAPRDVVSRSLLAEMRRTGAGHVALDATHLSSEMVAARFPSIYKTCLTHGLDITRDPIPVSPAAHYMMGGVLTNTDGETTLPGLYACGEVACTGLHGANRLASNSLLETVVFGQRVVRRSLEGGWSGPRPEGVYALEAEPSDAAGTPSIEGLQALNWSNVGIIRSREGLEEAAGVFSAWETSAPEGGDRGDRELANMVTLGRLMAESALVRQESRGAHFRTDFPETSEAWLRHTVFMKQAD